Proteins encoded together in one Sander lucioperca isolate FBNREF2018 chromosome 17, SLUC_FBN_1.2, whole genome shotgun sequence window:
- the LOC118493560 gene encoding Fc receptor-like protein 5 isoform X2: MSPSSSQIFQRQSVSLSCEEDDSSAGWTLRRNTSDETRTQCGGGWGRPAGSSCNIRPMFTWYSGVYWCESREGATSNSINITVTGGPVILQSPVLPVMEGEDLTLHCETKKSSNLTADFYKDGSPIWRGPKGQWTMTIYHVSRSDEGLYKCRFSSVGESPSSWVSVTEKPPTTSPPSFPSSPDSSPTPSELWSVSVGVQIRRVLLVRLFLPVGIVLLVVLVLLVRKCIRRKPKG; this comes from the exons ATGAGTCCCAGCAGCTCTCAGATTTTTCAAAgacagtctgtctctctgagctgtgaggAGGACGACAGCTCTGCTGGATGGACTCTGAGGAGAAACACGAGTGATGAAACCAGGACTCAGTGTGGAGGTGGCTGGGGAAGACCTGCTGGATCGTCCTGTAACATCAGGCCCATGTTCACATGGTACAGTGGAGTTTACTGGTGTGAGTCCAGAGAGGGAGCAAccagtaacagcatcaacatcactgtcactg gTGGACCAGTGATCCTGCAGAGTCCTGTCCTCCCTGTGATGGAGGGAGAAGACCTCACTCTGCACTGTGAAACAAAGAAGTCCTCCAACCTCACAGCTGATTTCTATAAAGATGGCTCCCCCATATGGAGAGGGCCTAAAGGTCAATGGACCATGACCATCTACCATGTTTCCAGGTCTGATGAAGGCCTCTACAAGTGCAGGTTCAGCAGTGTTGGAGAGTCTCCATCCAGCTGGGTCTCTGTCACAG AGAAACCCCCAACTACAAGTCCTCCTTCATTTCCCTCTAGTCCTGATTCTTCCCCAACTCCCTCCGAGTTGTGGTCCGTTTCAGTCGGTGTTCAGATTAGGCGGGTTCTACTGGTTCGACTGTTTCTTCCGGTTGGGATTGTCCTACTGGTTGTGCTGGTTCTACTGGTGAGAAAATGCATCCGTAGGAAACCTAAAGGTTAG
- the LOC118493560 gene encoding Fc receptor-like protein 5 isoform X1 has product MSPSSSQIFQRQSVSLSCEEDDSSAGWTLRRNTSDETRTQCGGGWGRPAGSSCNIRPMFTWYSGVYWCESREGATSNSINITVTGGPVILQSPVLPVMEGEDLTLHCETKKSSNLTADFYKDGSPIWRGPKGQWTMTIYHVSRSDEGLYKCRFSSVGESPSSWVSVTGEEVKEKPPTTSPPSFPSSPDSSPTPSELWSVSVGVQIRRVLLVRLFLPVGIVLLVVLVLLVRKCIRRKPKG; this is encoded by the exons ATGAGTCCCAGCAGCTCTCAGATTTTTCAAAgacagtctgtctctctgagctgtgaggAGGACGACAGCTCTGCTGGATGGACTCTGAGGAGAAACACGAGTGATGAAACCAGGACTCAGTGTGGAGGTGGCTGGGGAAGACCTGCTGGATCGTCCTGTAACATCAGGCCCATGTTCACATGGTACAGTGGAGTTTACTGGTGTGAGTCCAGAGAGGGAGCAAccagtaacagcatcaacatcactgtcactg gTGGACCAGTGATCCTGCAGAGTCCTGTCCTCCCTGTGATGGAGGGAGAAGACCTCACTCTGCACTGTGAAACAAAGAAGTCCTCCAACCTCACAGCTGATTTCTATAAAGATGGCTCCCCCATATGGAGAGGGCCTAAAGGTCAATGGACCATGACCATCTACCATGTTTCCAGGTCTGATGAAGGCCTCTACAAGTGCAGGTTCAGCAGTGTTGGAGAGTCTCCATCCAGCTGGGTCTCTGTCACAGGTGAGGAGGTTAAAG AGAAACCCCCAACTACAAGTCCTCCTTCATTTCCCTCTAGTCCTGATTCTTCCCCAACTCCCTCCGAGTTGTGGTCCGTTTCAGTCGGTGTTCAGATTAGGCGGGTTCTACTGGTTCGACTGTTTCTTCCGGTTGGGATTGTCCTACTGGTTGTGCTGGTTCTACTGGTGAGAAAATGCATCCGTAGGAAACCTAAAGGTTAG